Proteins encoded together in one Bombus vancouverensis nearcticus unplaced genomic scaffold, iyBomVanc1_principal scaffold0066, whole genome shotgun sequence window:
- the LOC117162924 gene encoding uncharacterized protein LOC117162924 isoform X1 yields the protein MAESNPKEFSPWLSEKTNAVKALAREQCEAAVQLQRQQQLQQHQNQPQLQQQQQLRGPLTIHHAGCPTKVGPVTNQLNTSHATHGRAAQYQHYHHHHHHRHVSMSPPPLLLSSPAPIAATHNHLNVSGHRNVVTPPDIPADRSPPSPGNKLNRSQHLPREATGSVSPGLPAATLDLSSAATTNSPHELSTLV from the coding sequence GAGAAGACGAATGCCGTGAAGGCGTTAGCGCGCGAACAGTGCGAAGCGGCGGTACAGCTGCAGCGTCAGCAGCAGCTGCAACAGCACCAGAACCAGCCCCAgctacaacagcaacaacaactacGTGGCCCGTTAACCATCCACCATGCTGGCTGCCCAACGAAAGTCGGGCCCGTGACGAACCAACTAAATACCAGCCACGCAACGCACGGCCGAGCTGCACAGTACCAACActatcatcaccatcatcatcatcgacaCGTGTCAATGTCTCCACCGCCCTTGTTGCTCTCATCGCCAGCTCCGATCGCGGCGACGCACAATCATCTGAACGTGAGCGGACACAGAAACGTGGTTACGCCACCGGATATACCAGCAGATAGATCGCCACCGAGTCCTGGAAATAAGCTAAATAGATCGCAGCATTTGCCACGGGAAGCAACCGGCAGCGTCAGTCCTGGTCTTCCGGCTGCCACATTGGATCTAAGTAGCGCAGCAACCACCAATAGTCCGCATGAATTGTCCACGTTAGTTTAG
- the LOC117162924 gene encoding uncharacterized protein LOC117162924 isoform X2 — protein MVHNVFVWQREKTNAVKALAREQCEAAVQLQRQQQLQQHQNQPQLQQQQQLRGPLTIHHAGCPTKVGPVTNQLNTSHATHGRAAQYQHYHHHHHHRHVSMSPPPLLLSSPAPIAATHNHLNVSGHRNVVTPPDIPADRSPPSPGNKLNRSQHLPREATGSVSPGLPAATLDLSSAATTNSPHELSTLV, from the coding sequence GAGAAGACGAATGCCGTGAAGGCGTTAGCGCGCGAACAGTGCGAAGCGGCGGTACAGCTGCAGCGTCAGCAGCAGCTGCAACAGCACCAGAACCAGCCCCAgctacaacagcaacaacaactacGTGGCCCGTTAACCATCCACCATGCTGGCTGCCCAACGAAAGTCGGGCCCGTGACGAACCAACTAAATACCAGCCACGCAACGCACGGCCGAGCTGCACAGTACCAACActatcatcaccatcatcatcatcgacaCGTGTCAATGTCTCCACCGCCCTTGTTGCTCTCATCGCCAGCTCCGATCGCGGCGACGCACAATCATCTGAACGTGAGCGGACACAGAAACGTGGTTACGCCACCGGATATACCAGCAGATAGATCGCCACCGAGTCCTGGAAATAAGCTAAATAGATCGCAGCATTTGCCACGGGAAGCAACCGGCAGCGTCAGTCCTGGTCTTCCGGCTGCCACATTGGATCTAAGTAGCGCAGCAACCACCAATAGTCCGCATGAATTGTCCACGTTAGTTTAG